In a genomic window of Bradyrhizobium ontarionense:
- the rnr gene encoding ribonuclease R — MTKESDIGFPPREAIVAFIRANPGKVGTKDIARAFGLKNADRAALKQLLRELVADGTVKKGGRKTIIEPATLPATLVADITGRDSDGELIAKPAEWDEAEQSEPPRIRIHTPRHAKPGATAGVGDRALLRVEPIKDAEGVAYRGRVLKVLDQARNRVLGIFKSTPAGGGRLIPVDKKQAGRELSIAPGDTKDAKDGDLISVDLLRGRGYGLPAGRVKERYGSVATEKAISLIAIHAHEIPLDFSAAAVAEAEAAETANLKGREDWRELPLVTIDPPDAKDHDDAVHAEPDPDPDNKGGFILHVAIADVAYYVRPGSALDRDALVRGNSVYFPDRVVPMLPERISNNLCSLVPGEARGALAVRMVIGADGRKRSHSFHRVLMRSAAKLSYAQAQAAIDGKPDDVTGPLLEPILKPLYAAYEVAKRGRDARDPLDLDIPERKILLNKDGTVDRVVVPERLDAHRLIEEFMISANVAAAELLEKKALPLIYRVHDEPTVEKIHALQEFLKTLDVPFAKSGALRPSLFNRVLTLVAGQDYEHLVNEVVLRSQAQAEYSTDNYGHFGLNLRRYAHFTSPIRRYADLVVHRGLLRALNLGDGALPDSETPDHLAEVAAQISVTERRAMKAERETADRLIAHHLADRVGATFQGRISGVTRAGLFIKLDETGADGLVPIRTLGTEYFDYDETRHALIGQRSGAMHRLGDVVDVRLVEAQPVAGALRFELLTQADVLVSRHPRRDRSKSKTTVKAKAKSSKRAKSEAQPKHGTKSPKAETKRKPGTSKKGRSWTP, encoded by the coding sequence ATGACCAAAGAGAGCGACATCGGCTTCCCCCCGCGGGAGGCCATCGTCGCCTTCATCCGTGCCAATCCGGGCAAGGTTGGCACCAAGGACATTGCCCGCGCATTCGGCCTGAAGAATGCCGATCGCGCCGCGCTCAAGCAGTTGCTGCGTGAGCTCGTCGCGGACGGCACCGTCAAGAAGGGCGGCCGCAAGACCATCATCGAGCCCGCGACGCTGCCGGCGACCTTGGTCGCCGACATCACCGGCCGCGACAGCGACGGCGAACTGATCGCCAAGCCCGCCGAGTGGGACGAGGCCGAACAGTCCGAGCCGCCGCGCATCCGCATCCATACGCCCCGTCACGCCAAGCCCGGCGCGACTGCAGGCGTCGGCGATAGAGCCCTGCTCCGTGTCGAGCCGATCAAGGATGCCGAAGGCGTCGCCTATCGCGGCCGCGTCCTCAAGGTGCTCGATCAGGCGCGCAATCGCGTGCTCGGCATTTTCAAAAGCACCCCCGCCGGCGGTGGGCGCTTGATCCCCGTCGACAAGAAGCAGGCCGGACGCGAGCTCTCGATCGCCCCTGGCGATACCAAGGACGCGAAAGACGGTGATCTCATCAGCGTCGACCTGCTGCGCGGCCGTGGTTACGGCCTGCCCGCGGGCCGCGTGAAGGAACGCTACGGCTCGGTCGCGACCGAGAAGGCGATCAGCCTGATCGCGATCCATGCCCACGAGATTCCGCTCGACTTCTCCGCGGCGGCCGTGGCGGAGGCCGAAGCCGCTGAGACGGCGAACCTGAAGGGCCGCGAGGATTGGCGCGAGCTGCCGCTAGTCACGATCGATCCGCCCGACGCCAAGGATCACGACGACGCCGTTCATGCCGAGCCTGATCCCGATCCCGACAACAAGGGCGGCTTCATTCTCCACGTCGCGATCGCCGACGTCGCCTACTACGTGCGGCCGGGATCGGCGCTCGATCGCGATGCACTCGTCCGGGGCAATTCGGTGTACTTCCCCGATCGCGTCGTGCCGATGCTGCCCGAGCGCATCTCCAACAATCTCTGTTCGCTGGTGCCAGGCGAGGCGCGCGGCGCGCTCGCCGTGCGCATGGTGATCGGCGCCGACGGCCGCAAGCGGTCACACTCGTTTCATCGCGTGCTGATGCGCTCGGCGGCCAAGCTGTCCTACGCGCAGGCGCAGGCCGCCATCGACGGCAAGCCAGACGACGTCACCGGTCCGCTGCTCGAGCCGATCCTGAAGCCGCTCTATGCGGCCTATGAGGTTGCCAAGCGCGGCCGCGACGCGCGCGATCCGCTCGACCTCGACATCCCCGAACGCAAGATCCTGCTCAACAAGGACGGCACCGTCGATCGCGTCGTCGTGCCGGAGCGCCTCGACGCCCACAGGCTGATCGAGGAGTTCATGATCTCGGCCAACGTCGCCGCGGCCGAACTGCTGGAGAAGAAGGCGCTGCCCTTGATCTACCGCGTGCATGACGAGCCGACGGTGGAGAAGATCCACGCACTGCAGGAATTCCTGAAGACGCTCGACGTGCCCTTCGCCAAGAGCGGTGCACTCAGGCCGTCGCTGTTCAACCGCGTGCTGACCCTGGTCGCCGGCCAGGACTACGAGCATCTCGTCAATGAGGTCGTGCTGCGCTCGCAGGCGCAGGCGGAATATTCGACGGACAACTACGGACATTTCGGCCTGAACCTGCGCCGCTATGCGCATTTCACCTCGCCGATCCGCCGCTACGCCGATCTCGTCGTGCATCGTGGCCTGCTGCGCGCGTTGAACCTCGGCGACGGCGCCCTGCCCGACAGCGAGACGCCGGATCATCTCGCCGAGGTCGCGGCGCAGATCTCGGTCACCGAGCGGCGCGCGATGAAGGCCGAGCGCGAGACCGCCGACCGCCTGATCGCCCATCATCTCGCCGACCGTGTCGGTGCCACCTTCCAGGGCCGCATCTCCGGCGTCACCCGGGCCGGCCTGTTCATCAAGCTCGACGAGACCGGCGCCGACGGCCTGGTTCCGATCCGAACCCTCGGCACGGAATATTTCGACTACGACGAGACCCGGCATGCGCTGATCGGCCAGCGCAGTGGTGCCATGCACCGGTTGGGTGACGTCGTCGACGTGCGTCTGGTAGAAGCTCAACCGGTGGCCGGTGCGCTGCGCTTCGAGCTGTTGACCCAGGCCGACGTGCTGGTGTCGCGCCACCCGCGCCGCGACCGCTCCAAGAGCAAGACGACCGTCAAGGCGAAGGCCAAGTCATCGAAGCGCGCCAAATCCGAGGCTCAGCCGAAGCACGGGACAAAGAGCCCCAAGGCGGAGACAAAACGCAAGCCCGGCACATCGAAGAAAGGCAGATCATGGACGCCATGA
- a CDS encoding DUF983 domain-containing protein has protein sequence MSSTPQALTPQALTPQALPPQTWTRDAGAAEKRNVWTAMKRGARGRCPRCGEGKLFRAFLKVADKCDRCGQDFSGHRADDLPAYLVIVIVGHIIVPLVLSIETNYAPPIALQLAIYLPVTLIASLVLLQPVKGAVVGLQWAFRMHGFDDNPVEGIPPV, from the coding sequence ATGAGTTCAACGCCCCAAGCCTTGACGCCCCAAGCCTTGACGCCCCAAGCATTGCCACCGCAAACCTGGACGCGTGACGCGGGCGCGGCCGAGAAGCGCAACGTATGGACGGCGATGAAGCGGGGCGCCCGCGGCCGCTGCCCGCGCTGCGGCGAAGGCAAGCTGTTTCGCGCCTTCCTGAAGGTTGCCGACAAATGCGACCGCTGCGGCCAGGACTTTTCCGGCCACCGCGCCGACGACCTGCCGGCCTATCTGGTGATCGTCATCGTCGGCCATATCATCGTGCCGCTCGTGCTCTCGATCGAGACCAACTACGCGCCGCCGATAGCGCTGCAGCTCGCGATCTATCTGCCGGTGACGCTGATCGCCTCGCTCGTGCTGCTGCAGCCGGTCAAGGGCGCCGTCGTCGGGCTGCAATGGGCATTCCGCATGCACGGCTTCGACGACAATCCGGTGGAAGGCATCCCGCCGGTGTGA
- a CDS encoding NUDIX hydrolase, whose amino-acid sequence MSDTAQATGAPAGKPAEKEADHHPYTKPRDAATLILVDRSGAVPKVLVGKRHDKVVFMPGKFVFPGGRVDKTDHRIPVAAPMPAELEANLFKGKPQTSASRAKSLAIAAIREACEETGLCLGRKVDGPAPNLDGRLEGPWAPFADASLLPDPSSLFLIARAITPPGRIKRFDTRFFTADASAITHRVDGVIHADAELVELVWVELGSKPLADLHPMTRNVLNELDKRLATGPLRHDAPVPFFHFYGGKMQKDVLGG is encoded by the coding sequence ATGAGCGACACGGCACAGGCCACGGGCGCGCCGGCAGGCAAGCCCGCCGAGAAGGAAGCGGACCACCATCCCTACACCAAGCCCAGGGATGCGGCGACGCTGATCCTGGTCGACCGCAGCGGCGCGGTGCCGAAGGTGCTGGTCGGCAAGCGCCACGACAAGGTCGTGTTCATGCCCGGCAAGTTCGTCTTTCCCGGCGGTCGCGTCGACAAGACCGATCATCGCATCCCGGTCGCAGCGCCCATGCCGGCCGAGCTCGAAGCCAATCTATTCAAGGGCAAGCCGCAGACATCGGCCTCGCGCGCGAAGTCGCTGGCGATTGCCGCCATCCGCGAGGCCTGTGAGGAAACCGGCTTGTGCCTCGGACGCAAGGTCGACGGTCCTGCGCCCAATCTTGATGGTCGGCTTGAAGGTCCCTGGGCGCCGTTCGCGGACGCCAGCCTCCTGCCAGATCCCTCCAGCCTGTTCCTGATCGCGCGCGCCATCACCCCGCCCGGCCGCATCAAGCGCTTCGACACCCGCTTCTTCACCGCCGACGCCTCCGCCATCACCCACCGCGTCGACGGCGTCATCCACGCCGATGCCGAGCTGGTCGAGCTGGTCTGGGTCGAGCTCGGCTCCAAGCCGCTCGCCGACCTGCATCCGATGACCAGGAACGTTCTCAACGAGCTCGACAAGCGCCTCGCCACCGGCCCCCTGCGCCACGACGCGCCGGTCCCGTTCTTCCACTTCTATGGCGGCAAGATGCAGAAGGACGTGCTGGGCGGTTGA
- a CDS encoding Rid family hydrolase: MPQPRLSVSSGYPFEDTYGYARAVRVGNQVFVSGTTARGADLDRDAYGQATSAIGIVAEALQKAGADPRHVVRTVVYVTDMADTDGVARARSEAFGAVRPASTLVKVAGLTPAIARVEIEATAIVHD; this comes from the coding sequence ATGCCACAACCGCGGCTCAGCGTCTCCTCCGGCTATCCTTTCGAGGACACCTATGGCTATGCGCGCGCAGTTCGTGTCGGCAACCAGGTCTTCGTTTCTGGAACGACCGCGCGTGGTGCTGATTTGGACCGCGATGCGTATGGCCAAGCGACGAGCGCGATTGGCATCGTCGCTGAAGCCCTGCAGAAGGCAGGGGCGGACCCCCGTCACGTGGTGCGGACGGTCGTGTACGTGACCGACATGGCGGATACCGACGGCGTTGCCCGCGCGCGCAGCGAAGCCTTCGGTGCGGTTCGGCCAGCCAGCACGCTCGTGAAAGTCGCAGGTCTCACGCCCGCCATCGCCCGAGTTGAAATCGAGGCGACCGCCATCGTTCACGACTGA
- a CDS encoding amidohydrolase, producing the protein MKQSLGLLFASAALFTLASPAAHAELDVAALKGTITASLERDYPALDALYKDIHAHPELAFQEVRTAAKLAAEMRAIGFEVTEKVGKTGLVALYRNGEGPTIMVRTELDALPMEEKTGLPYASHEKASWNGRETFVAHSCGHDIHMASWIGTAKTLIGLKDKWNGTLMFIAQPAEEEVAGAKAMLADGLFTRFPKPDVGFALHDGGFAYGSLTYRTGIGSSNVDGLFIRFHGRSGHGAAPQQTIDPVMMAARFVVDVQSVISREKDPTEFGVVSIGAIHGGTAGNIVPDNALVLGTIRSFKPEVRAKMLAGIERTAKAVAAMADAPPPQIEIGEGAKAVMNDQAVVATGAKVLRAAFGDKVTMAPPSTTSEDYSEFVTAGVPSMFFGIGVYEPERVAAARNGTGPQLPPNHSPQFAPVPKPTIETGVTAMTLAVLSAFDERARGR; encoded by the coding sequence ATGAAGCAGTCTCTCGGCCTTCTGTTTGCGTCCGCCGCGCTGTTCACCCTGGCCTCGCCAGCGGCCCATGCCGAGCTCGACGTCGCCGCGCTGAAGGGCACGATTACCGCGTCGCTCGAGCGCGACTACCCGGCGCTCGACGCGCTCTACAAGGACATCCACGCCCACCCCGAGCTCGCCTTCCAGGAGGTCAGGACGGCAGCGAAGCTCGCGGCCGAGATGCGCGCGATCGGCTTCGAGGTCACCGAGAAGGTCGGCAAGACCGGGCTCGTCGCGCTCTATCGCAATGGCGAGGGCCCGACCATCATGGTGCGCACCGAGCTCGATGCGCTGCCGATGGAGGAGAAGACCGGGCTTCCTTATGCCAGCCACGAGAAGGCCAGTTGGAACGGGCGCGAGACCTTCGTCGCCCATAGTTGCGGCCACGACATCCACATGGCGAGCTGGATCGGCACGGCCAAGACGCTGATAGGCCTCAAGGACAAGTGGAACGGCACCTTGATGTTCATCGCTCAGCCGGCCGAGGAAGAGGTCGCGGGCGCAAAAGCGATGCTGGCCGACGGCCTGTTCACCCGCTTTCCGAAACCCGATGTCGGCTTCGCCCTCCATGATGGCGGCTTTGCCTATGGCTCCCTGACGTATCGCACGGGAATCGGCTCCTCCAATGTGGACGGCCTGTTCATTCGTTTCCACGGCCGCAGCGGCCACGGCGCAGCACCACAGCAGACCATCGATCCGGTGATGATGGCAGCGCGCTTCGTCGTCGACGTGCAGAGCGTGATCAGCCGCGAAAAGGACCCGACCGAATTCGGCGTCGTCAGCATCGGCGCGATTCATGGCGGGACCGCCGGCAACATCGTTCCTGACAATGCGCTCGTGCTCGGCACCATCAGAAGCTTCAAGCCCGAGGTCCGCGCCAAGATGCTGGCAGGCATCGAGCGGACGGCCAAGGCGGTAGCCGCCATGGCGGATGCGCCGCCGCCACAGATCGAGATCGGCGAGGGTGCGAAGGCGGTCATGAATGACCAGGCGGTGGTCGCGACCGGCGCCAAGGTGCTCCGGGCCGCATTCGGCGACAAGGTCACGATGGCGCCGCCGAGCACGACGAGCGAGGACTATTCGGAGTTCGTCACCGCCGGCGTACCCTCGATGTTTTTTGGCATCGGCGTCTACGAGCCCGAGCGCGTGGCCGCCGCGCGCAACGGCACCGGTCCGCAACTGCCGCCGAACCACTCCCCGCAATTCGCGCCGGTGCCCAAGCCGACCATCGAGACCGGTGTCACCGCAATGACGCTCGCCGTGCTCTCCGCCTTCGACGAGCGCGCACGGGGACGTTAG
- a CDS encoding LLM class flavin-dependent oxidoreductase — translation MAPRQLKLGAFMRPVSIHTGAWRYPGAWPDANFNFAHLKQLIRKLEAGKFDAFFMADHLAVLNMPINALKRSHTVTSFEPFTLLSALSAVTEHIGLIATGSTTFDEPYHVARRFASLDHISGGRAGWNIVTTSNPDAALNFGLDDHMEHAERYKRAREFYDVVTGLWDSFADDAFLRDVEQGLFFDPGKMHVLDHNGKYLKVRGPLNIARPVQGWPVIVQAGASEDGKQLAAETAEAVFTGGGSLADGQKLYADIKGRMEKVGRDPEHLKILPGAFVVVGDSVDEAKEKRALLDSLVHYDSAIASLSVILGTDASGFDPDGPLPDIPETNASKSGRQRLVDVAARDKLTVRQLAQRVGGYGGLAFVGTAKTIADQMEDWLVSRGSDGFNIMFPYLPAGLDDFVDKVIPELQRRGIFRREYEGPTLRDNLGLPRPKNRFFEG, via the coding sequence ATGGCCCCACGTCAACTCAAGCTCGGCGCGTTCATGCGCCCGGTCTCGATCCACACCGGCGCGTGGCGCTATCCCGGCGCCTGGCCGGACGCCAATTTCAATTTCGCGCATCTGAAGCAGCTGATCCGCAAGCTGGAAGCCGGCAAGTTCGACGCCTTCTTCATGGCCGACCATCTCGCGGTCCTGAACATGCCGATCAACGCGCTGAAGCGCAGCCACACCGTGACCTCGTTCGAGCCGTTCACCTTGCTGTCGGCGCTGTCGGCGGTCACCGAGCACATCGGGCTGATTGCGACGGGATCGACAACCTTCGACGAGCCCTATCATGTCGCCCGCCGCTTCGCCTCGCTCGACCACATCTCGGGCGGCCGTGCCGGCTGGAACATCGTCACCACCTCCAATCCGGACGCGGCGCTAAATTTCGGGCTCGACGATCACATGGAGCATGCCGAGCGCTACAAGCGGGCGCGCGAGTTCTACGACGTCGTCACCGGCCTGTGGGATTCCTTCGCCGACGATGCGTTCCTGCGCGATGTCGAGCAGGGTCTGTTCTTCGACCCCGGCAAGATGCATGTGCTCGATCACAACGGCAAATATCTGAAGGTCCGCGGACCCCTGAACATCGCCCGCCCCGTCCAGGGCTGGCCGGTGATCGTTCAGGCCGGCGCCTCCGAGGACGGCAAGCAGCTCGCGGCCGAGACGGCGGAGGCCGTGTTCACCGGCGGCGGCAGCCTCGCCGACGGCCAAAAGCTCTATGCCGACATCAAGGGCCGCATGGAGAAGGTCGGCCGCGATCCCGAGCATCTCAAAATCCTGCCGGGCGCGTTCGTCGTGGTCGGCGACAGCGTCGACGAGGCCAAGGAGAAGCGTGCCCTGCTCGACAGCCTGGTCCACTACGACAGCGCCATCGCCTCGCTCTCCGTCATTTTGGGGACCGATGCGTCCGGCTTCGATCCGGACGGCCCGTTGCCTGATATCCCCGAGACCAACGCCTCCAAGAGCGGCCGGCAGCGTCTGGTCGATGTCGCCGCGCGCGACAAGCTCACGGTGCGGCAGCTGGCGCAGCGCGTCGGCGGCTATGGCGGGCTCGCCTTCGTCGGCACGGCCAAGACCATCGCCGACCAGATGGAGGATTGGCTGGTCAGCCGCGGCTCTGACGGCTTCAACATCATGTTCCCCTATCTGCCGGCGGGGCTCGACGACTTCGTCGACAAGGTGATTCCGGAGCTGCAGCGGCGCGGGATCTTCCGGAGGGAGTATGAGGGGCCGACCCTGCGGGACAATCTGGGCCTGCCCCGGCCCAAAAACCGCTTCTTCGAGGGCTAA
- the rpmG gene encoding 50S ribosomal protein L33, with protein sequence MAKAVTIKVKLVSSADTGFYYVAKKNSRTMTDKMVKKKYDPVARKHVEFREAKIK encoded by the coding sequence ATGGCCAAAGCGGTCACCATCAAGGTCAAGCTCGTGTCGTCGGCCGACACCGGCTTCTATTACGTTGCCAAGAAGAACTCGCGCACCATGACCGACAAGATGGTCAAGAAGAAGTATGACCCGGTGGCGCGCAAGCACGTCGAATTCCGCGAAGCCAAGATCAAGTAA
- a CDS encoding globin-coupled sensor protein: MTAPQTLQSRLDFIGIDNATRESLRELRPLIGKVLPGLLDQFYAHVGKYPQLAKMFSSQAALRHAKQAQLDHWMSLATAKFDDAYVKSVTRIGEAHNRMGLEPRWYIAGYSLIMTGLQRAIETELSDGWFGGQAARERKAVLQAAITKAAMLDMDLAISVYLDAAKNEQHVAMRRMADEFEATVGQIINKVHADAQTLEVSANTLTKTAEQTQQLSSSAASASGQVSANVQSVASAAEEMTSSVHEIGRQVTESTTIAKEAVRQIEQTDVGISELSRTAERIGDVLKLITSIAAQTNLLALNATIEAARAGDAGRGFAVVASEVKALASQTAKATEEIGQQIDGIQNATQASVASIKQIGGTIQQISEIAAGIAAAVEQQGAATGQISRHVQEVAGGTVRVAGNIGDVSKGANATGTASSQVLASAHSLSRESDRLKDELEKFLRNVRAAS; the protein is encoded by the coding sequence ATGACCGCTCCCCAGACCCTGCAATCCCGTCTCGACTTCATCGGCATCGACAATGCCACCCGGGAGAGCCTGCGGGAGCTGCGGCCGCTGATCGGCAAGGTGCTGCCCGGCCTGCTCGACCAGTTCTATGCCCATGTCGGCAAGTACCCGCAGCTGGCGAAGATGTTTTCGAGCCAGGCCGCGCTCCGGCACGCCAAGCAGGCCCAGCTCGACCATTGGATGTCGCTGGCGACCGCGAAGTTCGACGACGCCTATGTGAAGTCCGTGACCCGGATCGGCGAGGCCCACAACCGGATGGGACTCGAGCCCCGCTGGTACATTGCCGGCTATTCGCTGATCATGACCGGCCTGCAGAGGGCGATCGAGACCGAGCTGTCGGACGGCTGGTTCGGCGGCCAGGCGGCGCGCGAGAGGAAGGCCGTGCTGCAGGCCGCGATCACCAAGGCGGCGATGCTCGACATGGATCTGGCGATCTCGGTCTATCTCGACGCGGCCAAGAACGAGCAGCATGTCGCGATGCGGCGCATGGCCGACGAGTTCGAAGCGACCGTCGGCCAGATCATCAACAAGGTGCATGCAGACGCGCAAACGCTGGAGGTCTCGGCCAATACCCTGACCAAGACCGCGGAGCAGACCCAGCAGCTCTCGAGCAGCGCGGCCTCTGCCTCCGGCCAGGTCTCGGCCAACGTTCAGTCGGTCGCCTCGGCCGCCGAGGAGATGACGTCCTCCGTCCACGAGATCGGCCGCCAGGTCACGGAATCGACCACCATCGCGAAAGAGGCCGTCCGCCAGATCGAGCAGACCGATGTCGGCATCAGCGAGCTGTCGCGCACCGCCGAGCGCATCGGCGACGTCTTGAAGCTGATCACCTCGATCGCCGCCCAGACCAACCTGCTGGCGCTGAACGCGACCATCGAGGCGGCGCGCGCCGGTGACGCCGGACGCGGCTTCGCCGTGGTCGCCTCCGAGGTCAAGGCGCTGGCCTCGCAGACCGCCAAGGCGACCGAGGAGATCGGCCAGCAGATCGACGGCATCCAGAACGCGACGCAGGCGTCGGTCGCCTCGATCAAGCAGATCGGCGGCACCATCCAGCAGATCTCGGAAATCGCCGCCGGCATCGCCGCCGCCGTCGAGCAGCAGGGCGCCGCGACCGGGCAGATCTCGCGCCATGTCCAGGAGGTCGCCGGCGGCACCGTCCGCGTCGCCGGCAATATCGGCGACGTCAGCAAGGGCGCCAACGCCACCGGGACGGCCTCCTCGCAGGTGCTCGCCTCGGCGCACTCGCTGTCGCGGGAGAGCGACCGGCTGAAGGACGAGTTGGAAAAATTCCTGCGCAACGTGCGCGCGGCGTCATAG
- a CDS encoding MipA/OmpV family protein: MKHAIVAARRRPARRAHRTLFVATLAALNVTAAAFDRASAQTAFTLPAPPFELPLLPPVSGNWTVMIGAEGRYKPDFEGAKHSLFSPIPIFSIRRAGAMDQFRSPRDNASIALIDFGNLRAGPAGKFVPSRKAGSYAALNGLGDVKAAFELGGFIEYFPVDWFRVRNETRGGFGGHQGVVSDFSADFIVPVTRAITVSAGPRFTWESAKAVSPYFNVDAVQAMATGLPMYTAKGGAHSAGAGVQVKYRIDPQWEVHSYVEYDRLLGDAAKSPIVTARGSVNQVTVGVGASYSFDFKIR; this comes from the coding sequence ATGAAGCATGCCATCGTAGCCGCTCGCCGTCGTCCCGCGAGGCGCGCGCACCGAACTCTGTTCGTCGCGACGCTCGCGGCTCTCAACGTGACGGCAGCCGCCTTCGACCGCGCATCGGCCCAGACTGCATTCACCTTGCCGGCGCCGCCATTCGAGCTGCCGTTGCTGCCGCCGGTGTCCGGCAACTGGACGGTCATGATCGGCGCGGAGGGCCGGTACAAGCCGGACTTCGAAGGCGCAAAGCACAGCCTGTTCAGTCCGATCCCGATCTTCTCGATCCGCCGCGCCGGCGCGATGGATCAGTTCCGCAGTCCGCGCGACAATGCGAGCATCGCCCTGATCGATTTCGGCAATCTGCGCGCAGGCCCAGCGGGCAAGTTCGTGCCGTCGCGCAAGGCAGGCAGCTATGCCGCGCTCAACGGTCTCGGCGACGTCAAGGCTGCGTTCGAGCTCGGCGGCTTCATCGAGTATTTTCCGGTCGACTGGTTTCGCGTGCGCAACGAAACCCGCGGCGGCTTCGGCGGCCATCAGGGCGTCGTCTCCGACTTCTCGGCTGATTTCATCGTGCCGGTGACACGGGCGATCACCGTGTCCGCCGGCCCGCGCTTCACCTGGGAAAGCGCCAAGGCTGTCTCGCCCTATTTCAACGTCGACGCCGTGCAGGCGATGGCGACGGGGCTTCCAATGTACACGGCCAAGGGCGGTGCACATTCGGCCGGCGCGGGCGTGCAGGTGAAGTATCGCATCGATCCGCAATGGGAGGTGCATTCCTACGTCGAATATGACCGGCTGCTCGGCGACGCCGCAAAGAGCCCGATCGTGACGGCGCGCGGCTCGGTGAACCAGGTGACGGTCGGCGTCGGCGCGTCGTACTCCTTCGACTTCAAGATCCGGTAG